tctatatctaaatcatgttacatacatctaaagaacatttccagaatacgcaaatatctcacacaagacactgcaaaaatcttaatttatgcactcatttcccgcatcgactattgcaattccctccttactggtcttaccaaaatcagactcgaacctctacaatctattttgcatgcagcggttagattgattttcctttgcaAAGAGTTTtccctctgctgagccactctgtcagtctctacattgcctgttattcaacaaatccaataaaaaatTCTTCAACTAACAAACAagtccatcaacaaaattgcaccaacatatatctccttacttgtctcaaaatatctcccaactcgacacctccattctgtacaagatctgcgtctctcttccactctcatcacatccttcaattcccggttacaggacttttttcaagctgcacccactGTGTGGAATTCActacctcgcacaataagactttcctctagtcttcaaaccttcaagcattctctgaaaacccacctcttcagacaggcTTATAATAtgcctcaaccaccatcttaatctccctaggttaccctattacaaccctatacacagctaacacaaggcagcaaccctctgaccaacattgctgtgtgactgatcatacagcccactcaatactgtttacctttgcattctagctggtccaatgtgcaatatgatatagcacgtgcccttatgtatcaaactcccattatcccatagattgtaagcttactagcacgcccctcttacctctctgtatgtattacccagtattattttattaacgtttgttcccaatttaaaagagctacggaatttgctggtgctatataaataaatgttgatgacgatgatgataatgaattgaAATGTACCTGGTGGTGTTAGAGGCTCCGTGATGGGTTGGCTATATCCTGTGTCAATGCGTACCACCACTTGCACCATCTTATCATCTAAACAAGCCAATGCTGTGGTCTCAAGGGGACTGAGGTCTATTTCAGCCGTGGGGACCACCACCTGTCCCGTGAGCAAACATGCTGTGGTCCCTCAACTTGTCCTTAACTCAacgcttaaagtcttgccacctgagAGAAAAGTTTCCAAAAGAGAATGATGAAATTATTCAAAAATACCCTTACacattttaaagaagaaaaaacaaattagagTTGTACAGTTCCAAAGTTACCTTTTTTTGGCCTCAGCCACCGTGCGTCTTAtaggagccacggcattgaccttaGCAATTATTTCATCACAAATTCTCATTTTGGGTGGTGTGGTAGGCTGATGAGTggtggagtggagcctatcaaaaGCCAACTTCACCAATACCTGGATTTCAGGGTTTGTAAAATTGGGCTGACCCTGCTTCCTTCATGCAGAGGTGGAGGAGCCAGAGGGCTGACTATGTTCTTGTTCAGACATACCTAGAAATATAAACCATAGAGTGTTAGTTCTACATGCTATGTAAAGTGTCACACATAGGGCCATATTACTTATCACAAAATGGAAGGTAAGGCTTTGGCAGACTGGTCAGCCAGATATGTAGGCAATGTTAATGGAAAGCTATAGAAAATATAAGAAACATTAATTAGTCCTTCTCCTTACATGCTATGTAAAGTGTCACACATAGGAAAATATTACATACCACAAAATCACATGGAAAAATCCACTCCCCAACAGCTCAAATGTTAGGGCCATGCACAAATTGTACAAATTGTCAAGGCTGAATAATTGATTCAGCTGCAGTTTATAGCGGGTACCAGTGCATTCTTCTGCGTAAGCGTCAGTAGGCTAGGCCAAAGTCCCACCCCCTGATTGTCTAGATGTGGCACAGTACTTTATTTAATTGACAGGTtagtcagccatcttagtaatGGCATGGAACTGTTCCACAAGTGACGTGAAGACACACCTACATGCATTACGAACCAATAGCTATGCACAATGTTGAAAATATTCATTCACTGCAAACATGCATGCAGCAACGTTCATGTGTGCCGAGCTGTGCGTGCTGACAACAACAATTGACCATTTGCTTTCAACCCGCAGCTCGGTATGTTACAAATGAGCAAAAAGTCAATGCTTACAGGGCAGTCTGCAGGCGGCTGCATTTCTGTAAATCGTTCAATTGTACAGCTGCAGCAGTGATGGAGCCATTTGAGGAGGAGACAGCCGACCTCCTCTGTGAATTAAGGGTAGAGATAGCTATGCGTAAGTTCGCTATTAATTTTATTGTCATATGCAAGTGCTCCATTAATATAATCTATATTATACTACAACATATAATatcacatataatatattttccaaTCAGAAACAAGATGGCTTATAATAAACTTAATTGCTCCAAAGACCACCTTTGCTAGGCTTTAGTAATGTGTGTGATAAACTATGTTACCTGTCAAGTAAATTCCATATGAAACtgctgtacatttaaaaataatataacggGTCCTATTTGTCAATGCATCCCCCACCACCACCGCCGCGAGGAAGCTCCACATGACCAGTTGGTccggaaggaggaggaggtggcccaGAAGGAGGAGGCAGccgaggaggaggaggcagcatTGGCCCTTAAAGAAAGCCGCAATTTTTACTACCCAGTCCTCAACCCCCCAACACCCCGCAAGCTGTCACCAGCtccatgctgatagcactaggactcttcccacaGCCCTGGGTGGAGGGTGTGTAACATTGATTTAATTATGACCAGAAGTGGGTTAAAGGATGATGGGGAAACAGACCAGGCATGGTCTCTCAATCGTAGGGGCGAGCCTCCTATTAGTGCCATGCCTAGTGGCAAAGTTTGCCAATTTTAGTAGCAACAAGCACCtactcatggctgccagggcatattcacaattttttaaaatgacatccaaatataaatgttaaatcAGGATACTGGCCCATCCTCAGTGCTTATCCTTCTTCGGACCTAATTGTCCCTCTGCAGTATGTCTGTAAGCAGAAAAGCTGTTTCAGCAAGTTTTTGCTGATAATATCAAGTAACCTATTTTACCCACCTTCTTGCagttatacaataaaatattcaATTGGTTCTCTTATAGAATGTAGAACTTTAACAGTTTAGCTCTTTCAGGTTCTGTGTCACTAGTTACAAAATGACAGGGAcatagttttttttctctcttatttaTAATGGTCAGCAGTTGCACTGTTTGTTAACAATAGAATGATaaactctcttttttctttttggaaaGCACTAGATGCAAAAACAGTGGTACAGCAGCCATGAGTCATGGTCCGGTGGTGGAACTACCATCATGGCAGGGGCAGGGTATGCAGCCACTACAGAGCCCAGAGGTGAAAGGGGGCCAAGCGATAGTGGCCCATCTTCCTAAGCCCAAATGAGGCATGTGCCAGCCCTTTGCGTCCTCAGAAGAGCAGAACAGGGGCCTTGAGAGGGTGGACCTGCACCACCGGACCCTCGCAtaaattttgctatgggtccTTGTCATGCTGTGTTCTACCTTTGAGCCAGTAGTTAGGTTAACAAGATGAAAAGAGCATCAAATATCTCATCAAAGCTTACTAGTTATTATTCTCAATTATCAAATTAATTCCCTAACTTTAAATTACAGGGTATgtggtttgcaattttttacattGCAACTGGCATATACATTTCTGGGAAATTTCCTTTTTGATAACAATAAGTAAATATAACACTGAAACCGgatttattgaataaaaaaagaagaagactgttatgatctgccttgtttctctgtgtgcatattaccctgcagtacctgtgatcctccagaggtgctgctgttaggCCAGGTTAGCAAGTGGTTCACGCCCTCATCTTACCAAACGCAGAAGGATTAACaaattatgtctttactgtgctAGTAAAGTGCattttttacaagactgtccatTCCACAGACCATGACAGCCTATGGAACTGTCTTCTGTTACTGCAAATTGGCTTCAGCTAAGTTATTTGCTGTGTTTCATTATTGTTTACCTATTTGGCAATATCTGGAAGCCATTGTTTCATTCAGCCTGAACTAGTTTCTGTTTATTTGCTTTCCCTGGACTATGCTTTTGCTGcattaaacagtttaaacgttttaTATCaagtgtctggctccatggctgtaagtAAGGAAtttgttttgaacagaaccataacagagACTTCACTTGTTCTTTCACTTCTGGAAATTCATAAAGGAAATTGAGGCTATTAGTGGGTCCTACTGGTTAAATATGTGATGAGGTAATCGGTACAAATGTATATAAGCTGTCACATATTGCTACAGACAACTGTCTACACTAGCTCATAGTCAGGGAAGATCTCTGCTCCAGCTGTCATCATGGACTCCAAGTGTGTTGTCATCATTTGCTTTCTCTTGTTCTCTGCTACTCTTATACAAGGTACAGTCATGTAAAGATGGGGTATCTTTTGTATCTACCTTTGTTACTTTCTTCGTAATacttcattgtttttatttctaaTCAGGGTTTGCTGCACCTCAAGGGAACCGGTGTATGTGCATAAAACTTGCCAATAGGCTTGATTTGGAGAAACTGGAAAAGTTGGAGATTTTCCAAAAAAGCTCTGCATGTGAAAACACTGAATATATGTAAGTAGCTAGAATGTGGTCCTTAAATGTTTATTGCTATTGGAGTGTCAGATCACATAAATACCCATAGTCATATCTATCAATATGAAAAGGTTGTTACTgaaaaataatacacaataacTTTCAGTTAGTTAAGGGAAAAACATACCAAGGTATGAGGATCATCACATAAAAGCAATTCGTTAATGTAGATTTGTTGCTTCTAAATCTGTCATGACAAAAATATTACATGATATTATGTGGTAAGTGTAGCTCTCCAAATTCTATGGTACAATTGTATTGCAAATGTGATACTAAAGGTAAATACAGAGGATtaatataacaacaagcattaAGAGTGATAACATTTCTGACAAGCAGACTATCATCTGTGTcagtgatgtatacagtataATTACTGTTTTTGAAGAATCATCCCTATAGGTTGATaagttaaataaaacataataaacaacCACAAACAGTCAACTGACAGTCTACTGTCTTACAATGTTCTAAGATGCTGTTTAAGATGTTTTTGACAAGAACATTGCACAGGCAATAACACAAATTCCAGGTATATGAAACATGGAAACGTCGGACTTTAATAAGTGTAATGTGTTATGATGTATTGTATTAGTAATTATGCTAATAGTCTTTTTGATGTCATTGTTTCACAGTGCTACTTTGAAAGGCTCAAATCTTAAAAGATGTGTTAGACCTGACTTAAAAGAAGTAAAGGCACTACTGAGTGGAAAAAATCAGTAGGTATTACTTTCTgtgttgaaaaatattttttccccagTGTCATCTTGCAACTTTTCCAAGAACTGAATGGGTGGTGCCTACAAATCGTGTGTACATTTGCTGTACAAAATTCTATATACTTTAGAAAAAATATGAAATGATaatttgagatttttttaaattgcatattAAAAAAAGGCACTTCTGATGTATATACATAGCAACAGTGACCGCTGGGACTCCAGGCTTTGAAAGAGTCCACTCGCATACTTCTGTTACAAATAGTGTCCCAAATGGAGGAATCGAGTACAAGGGAGGCTTAGCTGGGTGATTATACACAGTCAGTATGTACGAAGGCACGTAATTTAGGTTacgtatttatttattgttagtaAATTTAACTAGGGCTGTCATTTTCTTctgaatgcatttttttcttttgggaGTTAACAGCTGCTTGTCAATTATATTTGTTGATCACCTATATAgggctttttctgttttttttatgttgtctGACATATTTGTACATCAACCTTTCTGTCCTCTACAAGTCACAATGGCCATGAGTCTGAAAGTGGTGGGTCATACTCTATAAGactacagaaaataaatattacttaattgctgtatattttttctgttttgtatatttttaatacacCAAGAAAAAGATCCATATTCCATGTGTTTATTTAATGTGACATGCATCATTATAAAGTgtatatttgttaaaatatataatatgtgatgCTTGAATAAGTATTAATGTCACATGACCCATATTTTAATTCCTCCAGGCACCTCAAACATATTCCAGTGGTCTGGCACCAATGAATGTAAGGATGAATGACAGGAAACCAAACAGATAACCTTTATAGTTAAATGCTGAACTATCTGATTCTGTACACATGAAAATGGTACACTGTAGTGACACAAGCAGCTGTAATATGTAAAGCGATATtgtttgtgtctttattttttactAATGCATGCAAAGatctgtataaaatataaaaagattaaTTTGTATCTTATATGTCTGAGTCTCTCTTCTTTTATTCtttattctttaaaatgtttaataactaatcgtgtaagaaaaaaaatatgcagttaTTCTGAAAAGTATGTATATGAAGCCTCAGAATATATTGTCATTGTGCTGCTCTTAACCTTAAATAATTAATAGGTCTAGCTAATTTTAAGTTGTAATACTTTTAGCACATTTTATTTAGACAGCATGGAAAAATATTACAACAAAGTCCAAACTAGCATCATTTatgttgcttaaattaatcataagtgTGAGAGGACATCTGGAATTTTATTTATTGCATACCATCTCTGTTtgaatgttttaattatattaattgagATTTGCTTACAAATGCATTCTCTTGTAAAAGTGCAACTGTAAGGTGCAAAATGTTATCTCAGAGGTCATGGTTAAGTTCTGTTGTAACCATTGTAGGtggaaaaatctaatttttgtatGTGGTCGCCTACATAAGTGCACTCATGTGCCTAGCCCACCCTCGGCACAGAAAACTCCCAATCCACCCAGcgcctcccatccaagtacacTATTTTGCACCTCCACAGATGATGCCATCTTGGCCTACAAAGTTATACGGTTATTTGCACCAATATAGGTGTTGGGTGACAAAAAACTTCATGTGTACTtcatttttgcacttttgtaaagtaATCTAAGGGGGGAATTAAACTGACCGTgaaactgtaaaaagtaacacagCCTGCACACGATTACCGATACTACAGTAATATTGCGCATAATTACtcttaatatggtaatttcaacgcttgCTTTTTGCtgagttaaaattaccgtattaacagtagtAGGTTTTACGTGGTACTATTTTGGGGGTTATTGAATTAAGGATATACTTTCCACTATTCAATCTCTTAACCCCTTTTCACACAGTTTGCACAATTGAATGAAATTGTATCCCAAAACAGCTCAAACACTCTAAAGCTGCCAATGGGTGTCCTTGGCAAACATCAGCACATTTACAGCACACTTACAATATAGCACAATGCTATCCAACactcaaagggttaacacagtcAAACAAAATTTATTCTCTATTTGAATTTATTTAGAGCATCAAGGTCGTAATTTATAAAAGATTTTGCTTTAATATAGAAAGTACTAAGCTAATTCATACCAATGACTATAAAAATGGCACACTTCTAAACATGCTAATAGTTACACAATATAAAGGATAAAGAACTAAAGTCCTCTGTATTACTGATAATTCTGGACAGTTTTCTGGTTATGGGGAAGGAGAAgtttaattatatattcattatcagaaacaaatattgGGACCCTTAGCAAAATTTGTGAGTTATGCCCAGCGATGGCTCTGATCTCCTCACGCATGGTGTAGTACCGTCTGACCTTTCAGTTTCACTGAACATGCATATCAAGGTCCCCTCCAATCGACCCCATAGCAGCTACACTGGTTATAATTGTGTCCATGCTCAAGAGTTTAGCAAAGTATGTTTCCTAGAACCTAGACTGTATAAATCTTCTTTTGGAGTCAAAGTACAAATATTATTTGGAGCAATGAGATATTAGAGCCTATGTACTTCCCCAATGCAAATACTTATGACACACATCAAAGTATaaattaaaatcaaaataaatgaagaaactAGAGtgagtacaataaaataaataaataaataaaaattatcaaTTAAATAAGCTCTAAGAACCAAAGTAGTGAGaagtatataaaataagaaaaaacaatataAGGGTAATTAAATTTTAATGAGAGAAATCATATAAATTAGTGCAGTTCAAGGATTGTGATAGTTCAGTGCAGATGGCGTGGGAACTACCGGTACTAGCAATCTTGTGGTGTCTAATCGGCTTGAAGTATATCCTTAATCTGGTTGGTGGATAGTTTTTCGTGGTTGATGCCCCTAAGTGCATATA
The Mixophyes fleayi isolate aMixFle1 chromosome 1, aMixFle1.hap1, whole genome shotgun sequence DNA segment above includes these coding regions:
- the LOC142106576 gene encoding C-X-C motif chemokine 10-like isoform X1 — translated: MDSKCVVIICFLLFSATLIQGFAAPQGNRCMCIKLANRLDLEKLEKLEIFQKSSACENTEYIATLKGSNLKRCVRPDLKEVKALLSGKNQHLKHIPVVWHQ